In Saccharomonospora marina XMU15, one genomic interval encodes:
- a CDS encoding sugar ABC transporter substrate-binding protein — MRTKRLLAFLAAVLGVTLTLAACGANTGGGGDGGDAEAGQDGGGSLGTVGVILPETASSSRWEGFDKPMLEQALRAEGFDPDVQNAQGDVQKFTTLADGMIAQGVKVLVIASINSEVGSAVAAKANNAGIPTIDYDRLNLGGSSDYYVSFDNVKVGELQGQGIADALKDKRGAQIIEIEGAPTDNNATLFHKGQRNVLQPLYDSGQLELVRSQPIDDWNNQAGGRVFEQILTGNGGKVDGVVAANDGLAGAVITVLRKNGMNGQVPVTGQDATPDGLKAILRGDQYMTVFKPVMEEAEATAKLAAALAKGDTAAADALAKDVSEDPKGNRKVKSVLLEPYLITKDEVKRVVDEGYVKASEICTPDLKSVCADLGIS, encoded by the coding sequence ATGCGAACGAAGAGACTCCTCGCCTTCCTCGCGGCCGTCCTCGGCGTGACGCTCACCCTCGCCGCGTGCGGGGCCAACACCGGTGGCGGCGGCGACGGCGGTGACGCGGAGGCGGGTCAGGACGGCGGCGGCTCGCTGGGCACTGTGGGCGTGATCCTGCCCGAGACGGCCTCCTCCTCCCGCTGGGAGGGATTCGACAAGCCGATGCTGGAGCAGGCGCTGCGGGCAGAAGGCTTCGACCCCGACGTGCAGAACGCGCAGGGCGACGTTCAGAAGTTCACCACGCTGGCCGACGGAATGATCGCCCAAGGCGTCAAGGTGCTGGTCATCGCGTCGATCAACAGCGAAGTGGGTAGCGCGGTCGCGGCCAAGGCCAACAACGCGGGCATCCCCACCATCGACTACGACCGCCTCAACCTCGGCGGCAGCTCCGACTACTACGTCTCCTTCGACAACGTCAAGGTCGGCGAGCTACAGGGGCAGGGCATCGCCGACGCGCTCAAGGACAAGCGGGGCGCCCAGATCATCGAGATCGAGGGCGCACCCACCGACAACAACGCGACGCTGTTCCACAAGGGCCAGCGCAACGTGCTGCAGCCGCTCTACGACTCCGGCCAGCTGGAACTGGTGCGCAGCCAGCCTATCGACGACTGGAACAACCAGGCGGGTGGCAGGGTCTTCGAGCAGATCCTCACGGGCAACGGCGGCAAGGTCGACGGCGTGGTCGCGGCCAACGACGGCCTCGCGGGTGCAGTCATCACGGTGCTGCGCAAGAACGGCATGAACGGTCAGGTGCCTGTCACCGGCCAGGACGCCACGCCGGACGGGCTGAAGGCCATTCTGCGCGGTGACCAGTACATGACCGTGTTCAAGCCGGTGATGGAGGAGGCCGAGGCCACGGCCAAACTCGCGGCCGCGCTGGCCAAGGGCGACACGGCCGCCGCCGACGCCCTGGCCAAGGACGTCAGCGAGGACCCCAAGGGCAACCGCAAGGTCAAGTCGGTGCTGCTGGAGCCGTACCTGATCACCAAGGACGAGGTGAAGCGGGTGGTCGACGAGGGCTACGTCAAGGCGAGCGAGATCTGCACGCCTGACCTGAAGTCGGTCTGTGCCGACCTGGGCATCTCCTGA
- a CDS encoding ATP-binding cassette domain-containing protein, whose protein sequence is MSEPILELRGLNKSFGPVHVLHDVDLSVRAGEVTALVGDNGAGKSTLVKCIAGIHAADSGTVLFQGRQVHIRGPKDAAELGIEVVYQDLALADNLDVVQNMFLGRERGRPWLLDEASMEQAARKTLASLSVRTVKSVRTPVSALSGGQRQTVAIAKSVLWESKVVLLDEPTAALGVAQTRQVLDLVRRLAEQGLGVVLISHNMADVFEVSDRIAVLYLGRLAAEVHTKDVTHGQVVELITAGRSGELGLARPENAVL, encoded by the coding sequence ATGAGCGAGCCCATCCTCGAACTGCGTGGTCTGAACAAGAGCTTCGGCCCCGTGCACGTGCTGCACGACGTGGACCTATCGGTGCGAGCCGGTGAGGTCACCGCACTCGTCGGCGACAACGGAGCGGGCAAGTCCACGCTGGTCAAGTGCATCGCGGGTATCCACGCGGCCGACTCCGGCACCGTGCTGTTCCAGGGCAGGCAGGTGCACATCCGCGGCCCCAAGGACGCCGCCGAGTTGGGGATCGAGGTCGTCTACCAGGACCTGGCGCTTGCCGACAATCTCGACGTCGTGCAGAACATGTTCCTCGGTCGCGAGCGGGGCAGGCCCTGGCTGCTCGACGAGGCGAGCATGGAACAGGCCGCGCGCAAGACGCTGGCCTCGCTGTCGGTACGCACCGTGAAGTCCGTTCGCACGCCCGTCTCGGCGCTGTCGGGTGGCCAGCGGCAGACCGTGGCGATCGCCAAGTCGGTGCTGTGGGAGAGCAAGGTCGTGCTACTGGACGAGCCGACCGCCGCCCTCGGCGTGGCCCAGACCCGGCAGGTGCTCGACCTGGTGCGCAGGCTCGCCGAGCAGGGGCTCGGTGTGGTGCTCATCAGCCACAACATGGCCGACGTGTTCGAGGTGTCCGACCGCATCGCGGTGCTGTACCTGGGCCGGTTGGCCGCGGAGGTGCACACCAAGGACGTCACCCACGGACAGGTTGTCGAACTGATCACCGCAGGCCGCTCCGGCGAGTTGGGCCTCGCCCGTCCCGAGAACGCCGTCCTGTAG
- a CDS encoding sugar ABC transporter permease — protein sequence MTQTPTASSGATITDFGIDTTAMSTSEAVRDYLSRLRAGQLGSLPALLGLVALVVMFSILSDVFLSLNNMANLLAQGAGQTMIAMGIVFVLLVGEIDLSAGTASGVAGAVLAMHYVENGNLLGGMGSTVFVLFNAGLALAALLAALLRIWPGVAVSLLGIGLTFSGVPANPWIEMLLALCVGTAIGCITGFLVARVGMPAFVVTLALFLTWQGVILQFIGEGGVLGISTSPVLNKVANGNLSVLGSWLLFAVAVGGFAAVTLGGHFLRLRRGLVTQPTTIVLFKVTGIAALGLAATALLTVNRSNNPNVEIRGVPYVVPIVLFLLVVGTYVLNRTSYGRHIYAVGGNREAARRAGINVTQVRASVFVVCSSVAALGAIVYSSKVGSVDPQAGGLNTLLFAVGAAVIGGTSLFGGRGRVSDAVIGGTVLAVVANGLGLLRQPAAVVSIVTGLVLLLAATVDALSRRRAAAGAR from the coding sequence ATGACCCAGACACCCACCGCGTCCTCCGGCGCGACGATCACCGACTTCGGCATCGACACCACAGCGATGTCGACCTCAGAGGCCGTACGCGACTACCTGTCCCGGCTGCGGGCAGGGCAGTTGGGGTCGTTGCCCGCGCTGCTCGGCCTCGTCGCGCTGGTGGTGATGTTCTCGATCCTTTCCGACGTATTCCTTTCGCTGAACAACATGGCCAACCTGCTCGCACAGGGTGCGGGGCAGACGATGATCGCGATGGGCATCGTGTTCGTGTTGCTCGTCGGCGAGATCGACCTCTCGGCCGGTACCGCGTCCGGCGTGGCCGGTGCGGTGCTGGCCATGCACTACGTCGAGAACGGCAATCTGCTCGGCGGCATGGGTTCCACGGTGTTCGTGCTGTTCAACGCAGGACTGGCGCTGGCGGCGCTGCTGGCTGCGCTGCTGCGGATCTGGCCGGGCGTGGCCGTCTCGCTGCTGGGCATCGGGCTGACCTTTTCCGGTGTCCCCGCCAACCCCTGGATCGAGATGTTGCTCGCGCTGTGCGTGGGTACGGCGATCGGTTGCATCACCGGTTTCCTCGTCGCGCGAGTCGGCATGCCCGCGTTCGTGGTGACGCTGGCGCTGTTCCTGACCTGGCAGGGTGTGATCCTGCAGTTCATCGGAGAGGGCGGAGTGCTGGGGATCAGCACCTCGCCGGTGCTGAACAAGGTCGCCAACGGGAACCTGTCAGTGCTGGGAAGCTGGCTGCTGTTCGCGGTCGCCGTGGGTGGTTTCGCGGCCGTGACGCTCGGTGGGCACTTCCTGCGGCTGCGGCGGGGGCTGGTGACCCAACCCACCACCATCGTGCTGTTCAAGGTCACCGGGATAGCGGCTCTGGGTCTGGCGGCCACGGCGCTGCTGACGGTGAACCGGTCCAACAACCCGAACGTGGAGATCCGCGGCGTGCCCTACGTGGTGCCGATCGTGCTGTTCCTGCTGGTCGTCGGTACGTACGTGCTCAACCGCACCAGCTACGGCAGGCACATCTACGCCGTGGGAGGAAACCGGGAGGCCGCCCGCCGGGCGGGCATCAATGTCACCCAGGTGCGGGCGAGCGTGTTCGTGGTGTGCTCCTCGGTGGCCGCGCTCGGTGCGATCGTGTACTCCTCGAAGGTCGGGTCGGTGGACCCGCAGGCGGGCGGGCTGAACACGCTGCTGTTCGCGGTGGGCGCGGCGGTGATCGGCGGGACCTCGCTGTTCGGCGGCAGGGGCCGGGTGTCCGACGCCGTCATCGGTGGCACGGTGCTCGCCGTCGTGGCCAACGGGCTCGGCCTGCTGCGGCAGCCCGCCGCCGTGGTGTCGATCGTGACCGGGCTGGTGCTGCTGTTGGCCGCGACCGTCGACGCGCTGTCGCGCCGCCGCGCCGCCGCCGGGGCGCGCTAA
- a CDS encoding ROK family transcriptional regulator yields the protein MTSTPVARPDEVRRYNRSSLLRLLHVAGPCTRAALATELGLNRSTIKTLVDGLAEAGVVEERVPRPGRSAGRPSLLVLPQPQAAVVLAVDVQVEHVAMALVGLGGTILGRNSWNLHGRMREPGEVITHVIESTELLAADLGVRPVAAGVSVPGVVRRVDGHVHEAPNLRWSGVALGQRLAKALAVPVVVGNDAELAALAEHVRGAAREASDAVFVSADIGVGGGVIAQGSPLRGAAGYVGEIGHMVVRPHGRPCYCGNEGCWETEVGEAALCRALGLPEDSPRGTIVVELRRLGGDPDAALRRLADFSEWLTLGLVNVVNLFGPELVVLGDLFTALPVPVLDAVAEEVRTRSMVSRAIGGVRVELSSLGADVKLLGAAEAAFEGVLDTV from the coding sequence GTGACCAGCACACCCGTTGCCCGACCCGACGAGGTGCGCCGGTACAACCGTTCGAGCCTGCTGCGGCTGCTGCACGTGGCGGGTCCGTGCACCAGGGCCGCGCTGGCCACCGAACTCGGGCTCAACCGCAGCACGATCAAGACGCTCGTGGACGGGCTCGCCGAGGCCGGGGTGGTGGAGGAGCGGGTGCCCCGGCCGGGCAGGAGCGCGGGCAGGCCCTCACTGCTGGTGCTGCCACAGCCGCAGGCCGCGGTGGTGCTGGCGGTGGACGTGCAGGTGGAGCACGTCGCTATGGCACTGGTGGGGCTCGGCGGCACGATCCTCGGCAGGAACAGCTGGAACCTGCACGGCAGGATGCGAGAACCCGGCGAGGTCATCACCCACGTGATCGAGTCGACGGAGCTGCTGGCAGCGGACCTGGGTGTGCGACCCGTCGCCGCTGGGGTATCCGTGCCAGGAGTCGTGCGGCGCGTGGACGGGCACGTGCACGAGGCGCCCAACCTGCGTTGGAGCGGCGTCGCGCTGGGGCAGCGGCTGGCGAAAGCGTTGGCCGTGCCCGTGGTGGTCGGAAACGACGCCGAACTCGCAGCCCTGGCCGAGCACGTGCGTGGCGCGGCGCGGGAGGCCTCGGACGCGGTGTTCGTGTCGGCCGACATCGGCGTCGGTGGGGGAGTGATCGCGCAGGGTTCGCCGCTTCGTGGTGCCGCGGGCTACGTCGGCGAGATCGGGCACATGGTGGTCAGGCCGCATGGCAGGCCCTGCTACTGCGGCAACGAGGGCTGCTGGGAGACCGAGGTGGGCGAGGCCGCGCTGTGCAGGGCGCTCGGCCTGCCCGAGGACAGCCCGCGCGGAACGATCGTGGTGGAGTTGCGGCGACTGGGGGGCGACCCCGACGCGGCGCTGCGGCGGCTGGCCGACTTCTCGGAGTGGTTGACGCTCGGCCTGGTCAACGTGGTGAACCTGTTCGGGCCTGAACTCGTGGTGCTCGGCGATCTGTTCACCGCCTTGCCCGTGCCGGTGCTCGACGCCGTGGCGGAGGAGGTCCGCACGCGCAGCATGGTCAGCAGGGCGATCGGCGGGGTGCGGGTGGAACTGTCCTCGCTCGGCGCCGACGTGAAGCTGCTCGGCGCCGCCGAGGCGGCGTTCGAAGGCGTGCTCGACACCGTGTAG
- a CDS encoding DUF7455 domain-containing protein has protein sequence MTTTTLTRPELTAADRCDRCGAAAQLRAVLRNGGELLFCGHHGREYEAKLKELEADIQR, from the coding sequence ATGACAACCACGACGCTCACCCGCCCCGAACTGACCGCTGCGGACCGTTGCGACCGTTGCGGAGCCGCCGCGCAGTTGCGTGCGGTGCTCCGTAACGGCGGAGAGCTGCTGTTCTGCGGGCACCACGGCCGCGAGTACGAAGCCAAGCTGAAGGAGCTGGAGGCCGACATCCAGCGCTGA
- a CDS encoding EamA family transporter, translating into MYVGAAMAVWLFGAASPSGVAWLRTLGAALILLAWRRPKAAAWRGRPLLLAGTFGVVTAGMNVLFYEAIARLPLGTAVALEFAGPVTVAALGSRGRRDVAALLLVAAGVVAIADVRWEGSPAGVAFALGAAAAWAGYIVLGKRVAHAGNGIDGLAVGFVVATVVLSPLALGTGAVWGRFDLLTMGVGVGLLSTVVPYVLDQVVLRRLGRARFAVLLALLPVTATVTGLVVLGQVPGPVETVGILAVVAGVALRSSKQ; encoded by the coding sequence ATGTATGTCGGAGCGGCCATGGCGGTGTGGCTGTTCGGCGCCGCATCGCCTTCCGGGGTGGCCTGGCTGCGCACGCTGGGTGCCGCTTTGATACTGCTTGCGTGGCGACGCCCGAAGGCGGCGGCATGGCGCGGCAGGCCGCTGCTACTCGCGGGCACGTTCGGGGTCGTCACCGCCGGGATGAACGTCTTGTTCTACGAGGCGATCGCCAGGTTGCCGCTGGGCACCGCGGTCGCGTTGGAGTTCGCCGGGCCCGTGACGGTGGCCGCGCTGGGCTCACGTGGCAGGCGCGACGTCGCGGCGCTGCTGCTCGTCGCGGCCGGGGTGGTGGCGATCGCGGACGTGCGGTGGGAGGGCAGCCCCGCCGGTGTGGCGTTCGCGCTGGGAGCCGCGGCGGCGTGGGCAGGCTACATCGTGCTCGGAAAGCGAGTGGCGCACGCGGGCAACGGCATCGACGGCCTCGCGGTCGGGTTCGTCGTGGCCACGGTCGTGCTGTCGCCGCTGGCGTTGGGCACCGGTGCCGTGTGGGGCCGGTTCGACCTGCTCACCATGGGCGTCGGGGTGGGCCTGCTGTCCACCGTCGTGCCCTACGTGCTGGACCAGGTGGTGCTGCGCAGGCTCGGTCGTGCCCGGTTTGCGGTGCTGCTCGCCCTGCTGCCCGTGACAGCGACGGTGACCGGGTTGGTGGTACTCGGGCAGGTGCCCGGCCCTGTGGAGACGGTTGGCATCCTCGCCGTGGTGGCGGGTGTCGCGTTGCGTTCCTCGAAGCAGTGA
- a CDS encoding type I glutamate--ammonia ligase: MTKAASAAAKDLAVAGVLGVHLSWADNNGIPRSRIVPISGLAGAAACGVGATTLFAVFDSHDRITYSHPELGTPSGDIRLVPVIERLRRLAGQPALAWAPARQVAGDGSPWPYCQRTALERQVAEAEREGLEFKVGFEIEFAVAPAGSSDVVTTPGHSGPAYSPHALVPLDDFVCALLHDFEANGLRIGQLHAEYGPAQLELSLPATDPVRAADDQLLARQTIHAAARAHGLRVSFAPLVSPQAPGNGWHLHTSVWRDGRNLLAGEDGPTGEGAACLAGLLRDLGALTAVTAPSVPSIHRLRPGYFASAYTFWGVENREAPLRYVPGTAMVGADHANVELKPCDASANPYLALAALIAAGRAGIAEGLELAPAVDADPGTWQESERQTLGIASLPSSPSEQARLLEGSPRIRAALGEALFGAFRAVRASDAEWAEDKPIEQVVLAHLWRY; this comes from the coding sequence ATGACCAAGGCGGCATCGGCTGCGGCCAAGGATCTCGCGGTCGCGGGTGTACTGGGGGTCCACCTGTCCTGGGCGGACAACAACGGCATTCCCAGGTCACGAATCGTGCCGATCAGCGGACTCGCCGGGGCGGCGGCATGCGGAGTCGGCGCGACCACGCTGTTCGCGGTGTTCGACAGTCACGACCGCATCACCTACAGCCACCCCGAACTGGGCACCCCGTCGGGCGACATCCGGTTGGTGCCGGTGATCGAGCGGCTACGCAGGCTGGCAGGTCAGCCCGCGCTGGCATGGGCGCCCGCGAGGCAGGTGGCGGGCGACGGCTCACCGTGGCCGTACTGCCAGCGCACCGCACTGGAACGGCAGGTCGCCGAGGCCGAGCGTGAGGGCCTCGAGTTCAAGGTCGGCTTCGAGATCGAGTTCGCCGTGGCACCCGCAGGCAGCTCCGACGTCGTCACCACCCCCGGGCACTCCGGTCCGGCCTACAGCCCGCACGCGCTGGTACCACTCGACGATTTCGTCTGCGCGTTGCTGCACGATTTCGAGGCCAACGGGCTGCGCATCGGGCAACTGCACGCCGAGTACGGGCCCGCGCAACTGGAGCTGAGCCTGCCCGCCACCGACCCGGTGCGCGCGGCCGACGACCAGTTGCTGGCAAGGCAGACCATTCACGCCGCGGCGCGAGCGCACGGCCTGCGTGTCAGCTTCGCCCCGCTGGTCAGCCCGCAGGCACCGGGCAACGGCTGGCACCTGCACACCTCGGTCTGGCGAGACGGCCGCAACCTGCTCGCGGGTGAGGACGGCCCCACCGGCGAGGGCGCGGCCTGCCTCGCGGGCCTGCTGCGCGATCTGGGGGCGTTGACCGCAGTGACGGCCCCGAGTGTGCCCTCGATCCACCGGCTGCGGCCGGGCTACTTCGCCAGCGCCTACACCTTCTGGGGAGTGGAGAACCGGGAAGCGCCGCTGCGGTACGTGCCGGGCACCGCGATGGTCGGCGCCGACCACGCCAACGTCGAGCTCAAACCCTGTGACGCCTCGGCGAACCCCTACCTGGCGTTGGCGGCGTTGATCGCCGCCGGGCGTGCCGGAATCGCCGAGGGACTGGAACTCGCGCCCGCTGTCGATGCCGATCCGGGTACCTGGCAGGAGAGTGAGCGGCAGACCCTGGGCATCGCTTCGCTGCCGTCCTCGCCTTCGGAGCAGGCGCGGCTGCTGGAGGGGTCACCGCGAATCAGGGCGGCGCTGGGGGAGGCGTTGTTCGGTGCGTTTCGCGCGGTCCGCGCCTCCGACGCGGAGTGGGCCGAGGACAAGCCGATCGAGCAGGTCGTGCTGGCGCACCTGTGGCGGTACTGA
- a CDS encoding DUF6885 family protein: MSLSQEVRWLPGGARIVAQARAELPQKNELCAAFTAAVCLRAHGVRVIDQDEVACAAGSVLLDGASACLPPGEAGRTDYRIALPRTSEPAGAGTSAAGVAHAVERLSGGALAAVPACGEWTVSALVGLLDGARQHSRVGVMANVDTASFAAHDTPQQALRDYLATGFPPLWTSRWRVGHFVLLAGSLPGPGGAVVSVVDTYASLGDRGVHLQPISNVVAALRREDTPEEGGVLLVVPAAEAELARRRVVAAGLRVRLWDNGSPAPEHLPRT, encoded by the coding sequence GTGTCGCTGTCGCAGGAGGTGCGCTGGCTGCCCGGTGGCGCCAGGATCGTCGCGCAGGCGCGTGCAGAGCTGCCGCAGAAGAACGAACTGTGTGCCGCGTTCACCGCGGCGGTGTGCCTGCGGGCGCACGGCGTACGCGTGATCGACCAGGACGAGGTGGCTTGCGCGGCGGGCAGCGTGCTGCTCGACGGTGCGAGCGCCTGCCTCCCGCCGGGCGAGGCCGGTCGCACGGACTACCGGATCGCCTTGCCCCGCACCTCGGAGCCGGCCGGGGCGGGGACCTCGGCGGCGGGAGTGGCACACGCCGTCGAGCGACTCTCCGGCGGTGCGCTCGCGGCGGTACCCGCCTGTGGCGAGTGGACGGTGTCGGCGTTGGTCGGGCTGCTCGACGGGGCGCGGCAGCACAGCCGGGTGGGCGTGATGGCGAACGTGGACACCGCCTCGTTCGCCGCTCATGACACCCCGCAACAGGCGTTGCGCGACTACCTCGCCACCGGATTTCCTCCATTGTGGACATCGCGCTGGCGGGTCGGTCACTTCGTGTTGCTCGCGGGCAGCCTTCCCGGTCCCGGTGGTGCCGTTGTGTCTGTTGTGGACACTTATGCTTCCCTGGGGGACAGGGGAGTTCACCTGCAACCGATCAGCAATGTCGTCGCGGCGTTGCGCCGCGAGGATACGCCCGAGGAGGGCGGGGTGCTGCTCGTCGTCCCCGCGGCCGAGGCCGAGCTCGCCCGCCGTCGGGTCGTGGCGGCGGGACTGCGGGTGCGGCTGTGGGACAACGGCAGCCCGGCACCCGAACACCTGCCGCGCACATGA
- a CDS encoding RNA polymerase sigma factor: MIDRCERAYVAAAKTATRSGTKTTSAAEEPTADESTAAANGTATPDAESSSRKPAAKKAPAKSTRTRKGAKTEKTKSKTKAGSSGSSASSEVGEDIDTAELEDVDLSDLDVDAVEVDVVDATVTEDAEEADEESGGRSRTDPDFVWDEEESEALRQARKDAELTASADSVRAYLKQIGKVALLNAEEEVELAKRIEAGLYAAERLRVAEEEGEKLSTQMRRDLKWIVRDGERAKSHLLEANLRLVVSLAKRYTGRGMAFLDLIQEGNLGLIRAVEKFDYTKGFKFSTYATWWIRQAITRAMADQARTIRIPVHMVEVINKLGRIQRELLQDLGREPTPEELAKEMDISPEKVLEIQQYAREPISLDQTIGDEGDSQLGDFIEDSEAVVAVDAVSFTLLQDQLQSVLQTLSEREAGVVRLRFGLTDGQPRTLDEIGQVYGVTRERIRQIESKTMSKLRHPSRSQVLRDYLD, encoded by the coding sequence ATGATCGACCGCTGCGAAAGGGCGTACGTGGCAGCCGCAAAGACCGCAACTCGAAGCGGGACGAAGACAACGAGCGCCGCCGAGGAACCGACTGCCGACGAGAGCACGGCGGCCGCGAACGGGACGGCCACGCCGGACGCTGAGTCGTCGAGCCGGAAGCCGGCCGCGAAGAAGGCTCCCGCGAAGTCCACGCGGACTCGCAAGGGCGCCAAGACCGAGAAGACCAAGTCGAAGACCAAGGCAGGTTCGTCGGGTTCGTCGGCGTCGTCCGAGGTCGGCGAGGACATCGACACCGCCGAACTCGAGGACGTCGATCTGTCGGACCTCGACGTCGATGCCGTGGAGGTCGACGTCGTCGACGCCACGGTGACCGAGGACGCCGAGGAGGCCGACGAGGAGTCGGGCGGCAGGTCTCGCACCGACCCCGACTTCGTGTGGGACGAGGAGGAGTCGGAGGCGCTGCGGCAGGCCCGCAAGGACGCCGAACTCACCGCTTCGGCCGACTCCGTGCGCGCCTATCTCAAGCAGATCGGCAAGGTGGCCCTGCTCAACGCCGAGGAAGAGGTGGAGCTGGCCAAGCGGATCGAGGCGGGGCTGTACGCCGCCGAGCGCCTCCGCGTCGCAGAGGAAGAGGGCGAGAAGCTCAGCACCCAGATGCGGCGCGACCTGAAGTGGATCGTCCGCGACGGGGAACGAGCCAAGAGCCACCTGCTCGAGGCCAACCTGCGACTGGTGGTCTCGCTGGCCAAGCGCTACACCGGCCGCGGGATGGCGTTCTTGGACCTCATCCAGGAGGGCAACCTCGGCCTCATCCGCGCCGTCGAGAAGTTCGACTACACCAAGGGCTTCAAGTTCTCCACCTACGCCACGTGGTGGATTCGGCAGGCCATCACGCGCGCGATGGCCGACCAGGCCCGCACCATCCGCATCCCGGTGCACATGGTGGAGGTCATCAACAAGCTTGGCCGGATACAGCGCGAGCTGTTGCAGGATCTCGGACGCGAGCCCACCCCCGAGGAGCTCGCCAAGGAGATGGACATCTCGCCGGAGAAGGTCCTGGAGATCCAGCAGTACGCGCGGGAGCCGATCTCGCTCGACCAGACGATCGGTGACGAGGGCGACTCGCAACTCGGCGACTTCATCGAGGACAGCGAGGCAGTGGTGGCCGTCGATGCGGTCTCCTTCACCCTGCTGCAGGACCAGCTGCAGTCGGTGCTGCAGACGCTGTCGGAGCGGGAGGCAGGCGTGGTGCGGCTGCGCTTCGGCCTTACCGACGGTCAGCCCAGGACGCTGGACGAGATCGGACAGGTCTACGGCGTGACGCGCGAGCGGATCAGGCAGATCGAGTCCAAGACGATGTCCAAGCTGCGACACCCGTCGCGCTCCCAGGTGCTTCGCGACTACCTGGACTGA
- the ppgK gene encoding polyphosphate--glucose phosphotransferase: MTATRGFGIDIGGSGIKGAVVDLKEGRLIGDRLRIDTPRPATPDAIADVVTEIVDHFGWDGPVGITLPAVIKKGVAQTAANIDPAWIGTDADAMFAERLGRTVADVAMLNDADAAGMAETRFGSPRARQGVVALLTFGTGIGSALFHDAKLIPNTEFGHLEIDGYDAEKRAAASVKDNEGLSYPEWAKRVDRYLTVLENLIWPDLFVVGGGVSKKSEKWVPLLRVRTPVEVASLQNNAGIVGAAAAAAEGIEH, translated from the coding sequence ATGACGGCGACCCGCGGCTTCGGCATCGACATCGGCGGCAGCGGAATCAAGGGCGCCGTTGTCGATCTGAAAGAGGGCCGGCTCATCGGCGACCGGTTGCGCATCGACACGCCGCGACCGGCCACACCTGACGCGATCGCCGACGTCGTCACCGAGATCGTCGACCACTTCGGTTGGGACGGCCCCGTCGGCATCACCCTGCCCGCCGTCATCAAGAAGGGCGTCGCCCAGACCGCGGCCAACATCGACCCTGCCTGGATCGGCACGGACGCCGACGCGATGTTCGCCGAACGGCTCGGCCGTACGGTGGCCGACGTCGCCATGCTCAACGACGCCGATGCCGCGGGCATGGCCGAGACGCGGTTCGGAAGCCCGAGAGCAAGGCAGGGTGTCGTCGCACTGCTGACCTTCGGCACCGGCATCGGAAGCGCCCTGTTCCACGATGCGAAACTCATCCCGAACACCGAGTTCGGCCACCTCGAGATCGACGGGTACGACGCGGAGAAGCGCGCTGCCGCCTCGGTGAAGGACAACGAGGGGCTTTCTTACCCGGAGTGGGCCAAACGAGTGGATCGTTACCTGACCGTGCTGGAGAACCTGATCTGGCCCGACCTGTTCGTCGTGGGCGGCGGGGTCAGCAAGAAGTCCGAGAAGTGGGTGCCGTTGCTGCGGGTCCGCACCCCCGTCGAAGTGGCGTCTTTGCAGAACAACGCAGGGATCGTGGGCGCCGCGGCCGCCGCGGCGGAGGGTATCGAGCACTGA
- a CDS encoding inositol monophosphatase family protein, whose product MWSHGDVGADELEPAALTSTAESVAAEAAELVRRARESMLAGRSVAVDTKTSDTDVVTAVDTESERLIRARLSQLRPGEPVLGEEEGGDSGGGVTWVVDPIDGTVNFLYGFPWFAVSVAAQLDGVSVAGAVVEPVSGRRWTATRGEGAWCDGRRLAVAEPAGLDVTLLTTGFAYKSDRRQRQAGLVAALLGYVRDIRRPGSAALDLCAVAAGWTDAYFEHGLQRWDWAAGALIASEAGAVVSLPGEDRRLGKDATLAVAPSVAEPLRAALAECGADDV is encoded by the coding sequence ATGTGGTCACATGGTGACGTGGGAGCTGACGAACTCGAACCGGCCGCGCTGACCTCCACCGCCGAGTCGGTCGCCGCCGAAGCGGCCGAGCTGGTGCGCAGAGCCCGGGAATCCATGCTTGCCGGGCGCTCCGTGGCCGTCGACACCAAGACCAGCGACACCGATGTCGTCACCGCCGTAGACACCGAGTCCGAGCGTTTGATCCGCGCCCGGCTGTCGCAGCTGCGGCCCGGCGAGCCGGTGCTGGGGGAGGAGGAAGGCGGCGACAGCGGGGGCGGTGTCACGTGGGTCGTCGATCCCATCGACGGCACCGTGAACTTCCTGTACGGCTTCCCGTGGTTCGCCGTCTCCGTCGCCGCTCAGCTCGACGGCGTTTCGGTGGCCGGAGCGGTCGTGGAGCCGGTCAGCGGCAGGCGCTGGACGGCCACCCGCGGCGAGGGGGCCTGGTGCGACGGCAGGAGGCTTGCGGTGGCCGAGCCTGCCGGGCTCGACGTCACGCTGCTGACCACCGGTTTCGCCTACAAGTCCGACCGGAGGCAGCGACAGGCCGGGCTGGTCGCCGCACTGCTGGGATACGTGCGTGACATCCGAAGGCCCGGCTCGGCCGCCCTCGACCTGTGCGCGGTCGCGGCAGGCTGGACCGACGCCTACTTCGAGCACGGGTTGCAGCGCTGGGACTGGGCGGCGGGCGCGCTGATCGCCTCGGAGGCTGGTGCGGTGGTCTCACTGCCGGGTGAGGACCGCAGGCTCGGGAAGGACGCGACTCTCGCGGTGGCGCCGTCGGTGGCCGAGCCACTGCGTGCCGCGCTCGCCGAATGCGGTGCCGACGACGTCTGA